A region from the Parasphingopyxis sp. CP4 genome encodes:
- the uvrA gene encoding excinuclease ABC subunit UvrA: protein MLTKISVKGAREHNLKGVDIDLPRDKFIVITGLSGSGKSSLAFDTIYAEGQRRYVESLSAYARQFLEMMQKPDVEHIEGLSPAISIEQKTTSRNPRSTVATVTEIYDYMRLLWARAGVPYSPATGEPIAAQTISQMVDRVMTLDEGTRFYLLAPVVRGRKGEYRKELAEWQKAGFTRVRVDGEFHDIEDAPALDKKFKHDIEVVVDRLVMREGMETRLADSFETAIRLADGLAYVDLADGVVPGREDDEASGGAMKGAGLPDNRIVFSEKFACPVSGFTIEEIEPRLFSFNAPQGACPACDGLGEKLEFDVELVVPNGELSLKKGAVVPWAKSNPPSPYYMQVLGSVARHFEFSIETPWNELSEHHRDVILNGTQGLPITLSFKDGRKSYDVKKPFEGVVGNLNRRMMQTESAWMREELGKFQTAAPCEVCGGARLKPEALAVKLGEEDISMSARRPVGQALAWFEKLPAKLNDQQQQIATPILKEIVERLGFLNNVGLDYLNLDRSSGTLSGGESQRIRLASQIGSGLSGVLYVLDEPSIGLHQRDNDRLLATLKRLRDLGNTVIVVEHDEDAIRNADFIVDMGPGAGVHGGEVVTQGTLAKILKSKKSLTADYLNGRKAITVPEKRRKGTGKKLTVKGATANNLQSISASIPLGTFTCVTGLSGSGKSTLTIDTLYAAAARTLNGARLVAGKHDKLEGLEYLDKVIDIDQSPIGRTPRSNPATYTGAFTAIRDWFAGLPEAAARGYKPGRFSFNVKGGRCEACQGDGVLKIEMHFLPDVYVTCDICHGARYNRETLEVKFKGKSIADVLDMTVEDAHEFFKAVPPIRDRMAMLERVGLGYIKVGQQATTLSGGEAQRVKLSKELSKRATGQTLYILDEPTTGLHFEDVRKLLEVLHALVEQGNTVVVIEHNLDVIKTADHILDLGPEGGDKGGEIVAQGTPEEVAKTKGSFTGGYLKDMLGK, encoded by the coding sequence ATGCTGACCAAGATTTCCGTAAAGGGTGCGCGCGAGCATAACCTTAAAGGCGTCGATATTGATCTGCCGCGTGACAAGTTCATCGTGATCACCGGCCTTTCGGGTTCGGGCAAGTCGAGCCTGGCCTTCGACACCATCTATGCCGAAGGGCAGCGGCGCTATGTCGAGTCCCTGTCCGCTTATGCGCGGCAGTTTCTCGAGATGATGCAAAAGCCCGATGTCGAGCATATCGAAGGGCTCTCACCTGCGATCTCGATCGAGCAGAAGACGACGAGCCGCAATCCGCGCTCGACCGTCGCGACGGTGACCGAGATTTACGATTATATGCGGCTCCTTTGGGCGCGCGCAGGCGTGCCCTATTCGCCGGCGACGGGCGAACCGATTGCCGCGCAAACGATCAGCCAGATGGTCGATCGGGTGATGACGCTGGACGAAGGAACGCGCTTCTACCTGCTTGCGCCGGTCGTGCGCGGCCGCAAGGGCGAATATCGCAAGGAGCTGGCCGAGTGGCAGAAAGCGGGCTTTACCCGCGTCCGCGTCGATGGCGAATTTCACGATATCGAAGATGCGCCCGCGCTCGACAAGAAGTTCAAGCATGACATTGAAGTGGTCGTGGATCGGCTGGTGATGCGTGAGGGCATGGAGACGCGGCTCGCCGACAGTTTCGAGACCGCGATCCGGCTCGCCGATGGGCTGGCCTATGTCGATCTGGCCGATGGCGTGGTGCCCGGGCGCGAAGATGACGAGGCGAGCGGCGGTGCGATGAAGGGCGCGGGATTGCCCGATAACCGCATCGTCTTCTCGGAGAAATTTGCTTGTCCGGTGTCGGGTTTCACGATCGAGGAAATCGAGCCGCGGCTCTTCTCGTTTAACGCGCCGCAAGGGGCCTGCCCGGCCTGCGATGGGCTGGGTGAGAAGTTGGAGTTCGATGTCGAGCTGGTCGTGCCCAATGGGGAACTGTCCCTGAAAAAGGGCGCGGTCGTGCCCTGGGCCAAGTCCAACCCGCCATCGCCCTATTATATGCAAGTGCTGGGCAGTGTGGCGCGGCATTTCGAATTTTCGATCGAGACGCCCTGGAACGAATTGAGCGAGCATCATCGCGATGTCATCCTCAATGGGACGCAGGGCCTGCCGATAACGTTGAGCTTCAAGGATGGCCGCAAAAGCTATGACGTGAAAAAGCCGTTCGAGGGCGTTGTCGGCAATCTCAATCGCCGCATGATGCAAACCGAGAGCGCCTGGATGCGTGAAGAGCTGGGCAAGTTCCAGACGGCGGCGCCATGCGAAGTGTGTGGCGGTGCGCGGCTCAAGCCCGAAGCGCTGGCGGTGAAGCTTGGCGAGGAAGATATCTCGATGAGCGCGCGGCGCCCGGTCGGCCAGGCGCTGGCCTGGTTCGAAAAGCTGCCCGCCAAGCTCAATGATCAGCAGCAACAGATCGCCACCCCGATCCTCAAGGAAATTGTCGAGCGGCTGGGCTTTTTGAACAATGTTGGCCTGGATTATCTCAATCTCGATCGCAGCTCGGGCACATTATCGGGCGGGGAATCGCAGCGCATCCGTCTGGCGAGCCAAATCGGCTCCGGATTGTCCGGCGTTTTATACGTTCTGGATGAACCGAGCATCGGCCTGCACCAGCGCGACAATGATCGCCTGCTCGCCACGCTCAAGCGGCTCCGCGATCTCGGCAATACGGTGATCGTCGTCGAACATGACGAAGATGCGATCCGCAACGCCGATTTCATCGTCGATATGGGGCCGGGCGCCGGTGTCCATGGCGGCGAAGTGGTGACCCAGGGGACGCTCGCGAAGATCCTCAAATCGAAGAAATCGCTGACCGCCGATTATCTCAACGGCCGCAAGGCAATCACGGTCCCCGAAAAACGCCGCAAGGGCACGGGCAAGAAGCTGACGGTGAAGGGCGCGACGGCGAACAATCTCCAATCGATCAGCGCCTCGATCCCGCTCGGCACCTTCACCTGCGTCACCGGGCTATCGGGCTCGGGCAAATCCACCCTCACCATCGACACGCTCTATGCCGCCGCGGCGCGCACGCTGAATGGCGCGCGGCTGGTCGCCGGCAAGCATGATAAGCTCGAAGGCCTCGAATATCTCGATAAGGTGATCGACATCGATCAATCGCCGATCGGCCGCACGCCGCGCTCCAACCCGGCGACCTATACCGGCGCCTTTACCGCAATCCGCGATTGGTTTGCAGGCCTGCCCGAAGCCGCGGCGCGGGGCTATAAGCCCGGGCGCTTCAGCTTCAACGTCAAGGGCGGGCGGTGCGAAGCGTGCCAGGGCGATGGCGTTCTCAAGATCGAGATGCACTTCCTGCCGGACGTCTATGTGACCTGCGATATCTGCCACGGCGCGCGCTATAATCGCGAAACGCTGGAGGTGAAGTTCAAGGGCAAATCGATCGCCGATGTGCTCGATATGACGGTCGAAGATGCGCATGAATTCTTCAAGGCCGTCCCGCCGATCCGCGATCGCATGGCGATGCTCGAACGGGTCGGGCTCGGCTATATCAAGGTCGGCCAACAGGCGACGACGCTATCGGGCGGCGAGGCGCAACGCGTAAAACTCTCCAAGGAGCTCTCCAAACGCGCGACCGGCCAGACGCTCTACATCCTCGATGAACCCACCACGGGTCTGCATTTCGAAGATGTCCGCAAACTGCTGGAGGTCCTCCACGCGCTGGTTGAACAGGGCAATACTGTGGTCGTCATCGAACATAATCTCGACGTCATCAAAACCGCCGACCATATCCTCGATCTCGGCCCCGAAGGCGGTGACAAGGGCGGCGAGATTGTCGCCCAAGGCACGCCGGAAGAAGTCGCCAAGACCAAGGGCAGTTTTACCGGCGGGTACCTCAAGGACATGCTCGGGAAGTAA
- a CDS encoding cold-shock protein — protein sequence MPIGKVKFFNEQKGYGFIEPEEGGNDAFVHMTAVQAAGMTTLKEDQRVSYELEESRNGKMAATNLEEA from the coding sequence ATGCCTATTGGCAAAGTAAAATTTTTCAATGAACAAAAAGGCTATGGTTTCATTGAGCCGGAAGAAGGCGGAAACGACGCTTTTGTTCATATGACAGCTGTTCAGGCTGCCGGGATGACGACGCTGAAAGAAGACCAGCGCGTTTCCTATGAGCTCGAAGAGAGCCGTAACGGCAAGATGGCCGCTACGAACCTCGAAGAAGCCTAA